AGGAGCACATACCAACCCCTAGTCAGGATGAAGCTTGGACCACTCAGCAAACAGAGAGAAGCCCAGGTGTCCAGGACATAGTAAGGAAAGAGAGGCAAGGGACTAGGGGGACAGGTTGACAGAAGAGGGGCACGGGACTTCATTTTAAGGGCTATCAAAAGTCACGGAAGGGCTTCAAAATGAGTGAATGGTGAGTATATACCAATAATAGCAGATATATTATATACAAAGCAACTCTAATAGATTGACTGATTTTAATATCACTCCCATCCAATAAAATAGGTTACCttcattatgcccattttaccAATGAAGAGGTTgagacagagaagttaagtggTTTGCTCAAGATCATGCAGCCAGTAGGTGGCAGGACCAGGACTCAGACCGAAGAGCGTTCTGGCCCCAAAGCCTCTGCTCTTAATACTGTGCTGCCTTAGATGATCACACAAGATCAGACTGGCATCTTTAAAAGTTCATTCTGATTGCCAGTGGGAGTGttgggggctgggtgtggagaAGATGAAATAAGAGAAAGCATATAGAGCCCTTAGCTTGCTGCCTGCTGTTGGGAATGCCCAGTCACATTAGATGAAATTATCCTTATCATTACAGCAAGACAATGATAAAACCTGTCCTGGAATCCAGGGCCCCTGACGCCCAGCCTGGGGCAAAAGTGTTTTTCCTTCCTGGCTCCTTTTAATCCTCTTCCAGAAAGAAACTCACCTTTTAACTCTCTTACCCCAAGGACTCTGCCCATCTAAGACTTCCATCGATGAAAATGCCGCCGTCTTTGATCCTGAACTGGTCATTGCCCACTGCTTCAAGCAGTTCAAGCAGAAGGACTTCCGCCTGCCTCAGACCCGCCGGCGAATCATCGTGGTGCCTCGCAAGGAAGATCAGACACCCATTAATCCTGCATCCCAACCTCAGGCTCCCCCAGAGCCCATCCCCAGCTTCAAAGCTCTGGAAGCTAAAGATATCCAAGAGCAGCCAGAGGACAGGAAGACCTGGCTGAGCCGGAGGGCGAAGCTGCGGCAGGAGCTGGAGTCCTTTGGTGATGTAAAGAGGTGGCTGGAGAACAAGCCCAGCATCACGCCTTCAGAGGCCAAGGTCTTACACATGATCCACGAGGAGCAGAGTGCCCAGACAAATGCCTCCCAGGCAACTACCAGGACCACCAGGGTGAGCAGCCCCATTTGCCAGATGAACAAACCAAGAGTTTAGGGATGCATCATCATTTTATTCCCTTGGCTTAGGCTGGATAGGGATAGTtcaccccatttcacagaggagcaAACGGAAGTCTTGAGAGGGAGGTGTATTAGTTAtctagttatctattgctgcataacaaacaccCCCAAATGACTGAaagcagcaaatatttatgaTCACACACAGTTTCTAGAGTCAGGAATTGGAGAGTAGCTTTGCTGGGTCGCTCTGGCTCAGAGtgtctcatgaggttgcagtcaggaTGTTGGCCTGGGCCTCAGTcgtctgaaggcttgactggggcaaaaggatctgcttccaagctggCTCACTCATGTGGCTATTGGCAGGAGGTCTCAGTTCCTCCCCACATGGACCTCTCCatagggctgcttgagtgtcctcacagTATGGCTGCTGGCATCCCCCAGAGTGAAGGgtccaaaaaagagagaaagacagaggctgCAATGCTCTTTAGGACCTAGTTTCCGAAGGCCTCAGTTTCAGAAGTTTCACACTATCACTTCCACCACATTCTCTTTGTCAGAAGTGAGTCCCTGAGTACAGCCCATGctcaagaaggaaagaagactCCATCTTAGAAATGAGAGAAGCAGAATAATTTGTGGACATACCTTAAAATCACCCCAGAAGGGATCATTCCTGGCAGTCCATCTTATGGGGTATTTGTAAAATACccattgttcattcatttgttcatgacACATGTTTGCTGAGGGTTCCATGTAGCACGCAGGTGCTCACAAGGCTATTGTGAGGATGACGATTGTGAGGTTGGGAGGAAAAGGAGGATCCCCCttttacaaatgtggaaataGAAGCTCAGTGAGGCCAACATTTGTCCAAACATACAGTGATAGTAAGTGATAAGGGCACTACCaactccttctctctctgtgaCATTTCCTTGGAATAAAAGGTCAGATAAGTTGGGTTTAAACATAGCTCTGCTACTTCCTAGCTGTATGatttgggtctcagttttctcatccataaaatagagaTAACCATTGTTCCTACCTCCTGGGGTCACTATGATGTCTAAATGGATTCATTTATATAAGGTGCCTAGGACGCTATTGGACACATAGCACTCAAGCATGTTTTCCATCTGTATTATTATTGTAATCTCACGATTGTCCATTGGGTTGGTTGACCCAGAAGCTTCAGGGCCAGTCCTTGCTGTTACTATAGCCAAAATCCTAATTTCGTGGGTCTAACACACCCTCTTCTGCCAGCAGCATGGGGTTTAAGAATAAGAACTAGACGGGTTAGAAATGCAGGTGTACTGCTTACTGGCTGTATGGCATTGGGAAAACCCTTGACATCTCTAAGCCTGATTCCTTATTGTGAATTAGGTAGTACCTCGTACCTCATTCATCGGATCGTTTATTCCTTCAGCAAATAATTACTGCCTGTCTTCCTAGGGTGGGAGATGGGGATACACTGTAAATAAGAAATGGTCTTGCTTTCAAGGTGTCTTAGCATGACTTCTCTTGCTATCACAGAAgacctgatactgggtaatttataaagaaaagagatttttttggctcacagtcctggaggctgaaagtcctcatgaggttgcagtcaggaTATTGGCCTGGGccacagtcatctgaaggcttgactggccGGCCTCTAGGTAGGGCCTCGTGCTGCATCctaacatggtggaaggcatctCAGGGTGAGGGGGTACACGAAAGAGAGCCAAACTGGCTTTTCTAGCAGATCCCACTCATGATAACGAACCCACTTCCATGATAACCAATTAATccataacccattaatccattaatccatacATGAATTAATGGATTCATGACAGCAGacccctcatgacccaatcacctcttaaaggccccctctcttttttttttttttttgagaaggagtctcgctctgtcgcccaggctggagtgcagtggtgtgatctcggctcactgcaagctccgccccctgggttcacgcctttcttctgcctcagcctcccgagtagctgggactacaggtgcctgccaccacgtccggctagttttttgtatttagagacggggtttcaccgtgttagccaggatggtcttgatctcctgacctcgtgatccgcccgcctcggcctcccaaagtgctgggattgcaggcttgagccaccgcacccagccaagaccccacttcttaataccatTATGTTAATAACAGTATTAAGTTACTTCTGACCCAGCCCACCTGCGGTCATCAAAAGATGCTGCGTTTCTAACGACCTTCTGGTGATGCCTGTGGTACTGGTCCACGGACCACACTTTTACTTTCACTAGCTATTTAATaatgtaaattaattataaatttaaaaatccagtccCTCAATCACACCAGCCACATTTGGAGTGCTCAATAGTCACATGTGCCAAGTGGCTTAACAAAACTCACCTTAAGTTTAAACATgtgttttggaggggacaaacattaaGCCATAGCACAAGGTGTTCACATGTTAGTCGGGGAGGCAGCCACATTGGATTAATGGCTCTACAGTTTGCTACAGGCCATTAATATAAGTGGGTCTCTATTATAGTAAGCACCCCTGGAGGAGCACAGAGGAACAATACCCTAGGGAATGGGAAGGCCCTTTGTAAACTGTCCAGTGTTGCACCAAGGTAGAAGATTATCATCATTACAAAATATGCCCTTTCACCTGGaattggaggaggaggagtattTGGacagatagagaaagagaaaaattttccAGGCAAGAGGCCTATAGCAGATGCAAAGGctggtggagggggtgggggatcTCCACCTGGTTCCAGGGAAGGGTATGGGTTTTGGTACACTGAGAGACCAGACCAGTGGGATTACAGATACTGCCTGGTTTGACAGGAGAGATGTAGATAAGAATGAAATTTTAGTTCCTATATTTTCCAAGCCTTgtgtttttcagatgagaaaaccaaggctcagagaagcaaaGTCTCCCAGGCATTTTGTGGCCAAACACAGTTGCCCTGAATCCAGTGCCCTTTGTACTCTATCTTGCCATTTAGAGTCGCTCGGCCTCTCCTTACTCCCTAACTCTGGTGACTGCATCCCACTGGCCGGTCTCCCTTCAACTCTCTCCTCTGCCCTATCCTCTCACCTCTTCCAGAAAAAAGGCCCCCGGCTCTCCCGCCAGATGGTGCCCCAGCTCCAGCTGCCCAAGCCCCCTGCCCTGTCAGTCATGTACTCCTACCTGCATAGCCGCAAGATCAAGATCCTGGAGATATTTCACAAGGTGGGCCAGGGTGAGAACCAGAGAATCACCAGGGAGGAGTTCATCACGGCTGTAAAGGCAGTAAGTGCCACCTGCTTTCTCTGGATGGGCCTAAGTGGGCAGGATGTCCATGTACTCCCTCTTTGCCGCCCCCTGCTGGGTTCTGGTTCAACTGAGAAGTAGACATAAGGAGTGCAAACTGTCCGCCTTATTACTTATAAAGCCAGATTGGAAAATATGGATTAACTTGTGGCCAAATCAGATCCTTAAAATCTCCTCCCCACACCAGTCTGACATTGAAAGCCCCCACCTGAGTGGAAAGTCTGCAGAGTCAACCTCATAACCAGCCAGCTACCTTGGGGAATCCCTGTCTTGCACAGCAGACCCCAAAACTGAGATCAGAGAAAGCTGGTAGAGTGTCTCCAACTTTACTGGCATATAAATTACATGGGGGTCCTGTCAAAATGCAGCTTCTGACCCAGTACATCTGTGGGTCATCAAAAGATGCTGTATTTCTAATGAGCTCCTGGTGTTGCCTGCAGTACTGGTTCATGGACCACACTTTTACTTTCACTGGCTATTTATTAATGTAAatcaattataaatttaaaaatccagtctGTCTATCACACCAGCTACACATTTTGAGTGCTCAGTAGTCACATGTGGCAAGTGGCTCCTCTACTGGACTGCACAGATgtggaacatttccatcatcatggAAAATTTTATCGGCCTAGCAGAGGTCTGCAAACTGTGGCTCACAAGACAAGTCCAGCCTGcttcctgtttttttaaataaagttttattggaacacagtcacactcaTTCATCCTTgaattgtctgtggctgctttcatgctacaatggcaCAGTTGAACAGTATGACACACTGTATAGCTAgccaaatctaaaatatttactgagttttttgtttgtttgtttgtttgttttatgagatgcaatctcactctgtcaccaggctggagtgcagtggcgcaatcttggctcactgcaacctccgcctcctgggttcaagtggctttcctgcctcagactcccgagtagctgggactataggcatgcaccaccacgcccagctaatttttgtatttttagtagagaaggagtttcaccatgttggccaggattgtctcgatctcttgaccttgtgatccacctgcctcagcctcccaaagtgctagaattacaggtgtgagccactacgcctggccctatctgactttttacagaaaaagcttgctAACCCTAGTCTAGATGAattaagtttttatatattttgaatgcaAGATACTTTAccctggcatgatggctcatgcctgtaatcccccaacactttggaaggccaaagtcaAAAGATTGCTCGAGGCCaagagcttgagatcagcctaagtaacatagtgagacccccatctctacaaaaaattaaaaagcttagCCCAgtgtggttgcacacacctgtagtcccagctacatgggagggtcagatgggaggatcacttgagcccaggagttagaggctgcagtgagctatgatcacaacactacactccagactgggtgacagagcaagatcctgacttaaaagaaatccaaacaacaacaacaaatacctTAAACAACTTTAAGAAGTTGACTGTGATGTCTTTTGTGGCTTTAAATTATTACCAGTTTTCTCACACATGTTTTATGACATGTAATTATCTCAACAACATTTCAAAGCATTTAAAGATAATGGTATTTAATCTCCATAACCCAAAGGTTAAATAATTACATTCTTTAGCACcaggagagttttttttttttttttttttttttgagacggagcttcgttcttgtcgcccaggctggagtgcaatggtgcagtcttgggtcactgcaaactccctctccctggttcaagggattctcttgcctcagcctcccgggtactgggattataggcatatgccaccatgcctggctaattttgtgtttttagtagagatggggcttcactatgctggccagtcttatctcgaactcctgacctcaggcattccacccgccttggcctcctaaagtgctgggattacaagcatgagccaccacgcccggccagcgcCAGGAGAGTTCTGATCTTACTTAAGGAACGTTcaaggctaggcgcagtggctcacgcctgtttacctagcactttgggaggccgaggcaggaggatcacttgaggccaggaatttgagtaAAGTTCAGTGAACAATGACTATTGTCTAAAGAAACTGAAGAACAAAATCATATTTCCTTTACAACTTTTCTTCTTGAATATCCAATGTTGCTGGCAAGCATTATACACTTCCAGAGTTGCTCATTGTCCTTAAAAGAGTGAGGTGTATAGTATTCTTGATCCCATTTTCCAGGAATTAAGGGAGATTTATGTGTTACTTGTAGACAGGGATGATCCATATGTGAAATCATGCTTCACATCCAGGATGGTAGATGCTGCCATTGAGACTGGTAGGAAGTGGGGTGGGACCCTAGAGGAAGAAGTAACCCACTCTATAAAGATGGTGACATCTGGACTGGACTTTGAAGGAGGGATGGGAGTTTTTCAGGCAGAGAAGAGGAACTGCCTGAGCAAAGGCAAAGGTAAGAAAGGACCAGGAAAGGGCTCTGAGCTCCTGCAGCAGGGACCTTGGGTATAGTAATGAGTGGTTGAGGATGAAACTGGAAGCAGGATGGGGATCTGAGGAGGCTGGTAAGGCCTTGGCCATCAGGGCAGGATGTTTAGATGGGAGCCTGCTAGTCTCAAGGCCTCTGTCTCCTCAGGTCGGAGTCCCTCTGaagaaccaggaggtggaggatatAGTGATCTACCTCAGCTCTCTTGGGAAGCACAACACCATCACCATGGACATCCTGGCCAATACCTACAAGCAGTGGTCTATGGCTCAGCAAAGGAGCAGCCTGGCCACTGCAAGGAAGCGTGCGTACCCCTCCCTGTCCTGTGCCTCCACCTCCCCGTCCTGGGAGCGAGCATGGTGCAGGAAGCCTTGGCCTCTCCTCCAAACTCACTTCCTCAGTGTGTTCCCCAGTTTGGGCTGACTGTGGTTTGGCCAAGCCTCTGGAAATTTTCAGGCCCAGAGATTAAGTAAGGAGTAGATATTCCCTTGAGTGCCCAGCTACCACTGTGTCCATTCAAAGACAAATGAGTCCCTGCCCTTGTTCTTAGCGGAGGATACTCAGCCCACCAGAGCCCACCTGAGAGGCTGAGAACTGACCCAAATGGCAAGCCTTTCCAGAGACATTTATGTGTATGTGGGTCCAAGGCCTCCTCACTATTAATCCATACCTTATTGATAAAATTCTTGTTCAGAACCAGAATTAGCACGTTTACAGTTTACTGGAAAGTATATTTTGGTATTCTGCTATCAGGGGTATTATAGCAGGGTTGCTGTGAACAGTTGTAAAGGTTGTGCATGGCTCAAGTTCCATCTGCCAAGCAATACACTTGTGGGGCCACATCTGCCCAGACAAGGCACAGAGGCAAATTAGAAATGGACTTGCTAAAGCTCTGGCTGTTAATTTACTCTACAACACAAAGGTGCATtgtataatatttctttatatcttaGTACCATTCTtgtagtaaacaaacaaaaaagaacaattacAACCACCCACCCATTCCAGCACCCTTCCCAAACATAGCCAcagctttgtttttctaaatgaaaCAAATCTTGCTCTGTTCCTGTCCACCAGGTTGGCACGAATTTAATCTCATGCATGTTTGGAGCGTCCTTGTCCTCCCTGAGTCACACAGGAGCCCTGGAGGAGGCAGTGGAGGGGTTTCCTAACAATGCTAAAGATCCGGGGTGAGGCCATTCGAGTTTACGGTCACACCAAGTGGAGTTACTCAGCATCTTCACTGGAGTGGCTCATTTGGGAACAGCAGGCAGCTCAGAGCATCCATTCCTCAGTCCTCTGGGAGATTTTCAATGTCCAGTCTCAACCAGCTGCCCTGCAGAGAAACCATCACCTCCCAAGCAgggtctctgcctctgtcagAGCTCAGGGAACCTTAGCACCCCAACAGTCGCCTCCTGCATGTATCACCACCCCAACAGTAGTAATCTCCTTTATGTCCAGCACATTTTTAAGGTCGCCTCGAGTTGGGCTGCTTTCCCTCTGATACTCTTTGtgcctttttattataaattaccaagcTCATCGCTATCTGTGTAGCTGGCTGCAAGTCATTTGAATGACCACAGTGTGCTGTGATGCATATTTGCAGCAGAGATATTTTGGGGCCTGTTACTTCCCAGTAAGTAAACACAAAGCCAAACAGCAGACATTTGCTCTCATGGTGCTATTTTGGCATCATCACTGAGTTCTTTTGCCCTGGTGGGCAACAGTGGGTAAGATGGGTAGACTGGGGtgtgtaagaattaaagaaagaggaaagaaacatgaaaggtgGCTCAATAGTCAAGTACAGgtttatttcagagaaaacaaacCTGAGAGGGGCTGCTGGCTGAGTTAGGTCAGAGCCAcactctcttacagactaagagtttttaaagattcagtgtgggagagtttatcagaggtgtggactgcttctgtgtctctttgttgggcttatctgggagggagagttgtgtgtctgtttccatctttctgcagctgcaggcatatcCCCCaagtctgcttttagcttccctatcttagtgcacctgaagggaaaggaatgtgcttattaaggcccactgttttactggggcccattgtaTGAGGGTGAAGTTTGGCAGTCACCCAATAGActttcccccacctccctctgtgcccaagctgtcttatctgtgttttaccGTCTGCTGTTTCTGGCTGCTCAtagttagaagagaagtgatttccttgaaatgcatgaggctagaaagggagcTGAAACTTAAAGTGGCGGTGTTTGTCCCTGGTGAcggtgctcctgctctgtcaggGTGTCTCTCACTTTGTCTAAAGAGGCAAGAGTTTGAGTGTCTTGGCAGGGGTGCCTTCTTCCAGTAGTTCTTCTTGCAGTAGCTCGTCTTCATTCTTGCAGAATGATCTCAGTTTATCCTTCATGTCCGCAGAGGTCACAATTGCTATTCCTGCTTTACGAGGAGGAAGctggagctcagagaggctgagccACTTGTTCACAGCCTCAATAGAAGGTGGTAAGGTTAGGATATTATTTCAGCTTGAGACAATGAAGGTCTGAACCAGGGCAGGGACAATGGGATTCTTTCATTCATTAGAATCTTTGTTGAGCAACTACTGTGTGCCCCTTCTAGAAACCGGGAACACAGCAGTGGGCCAGCCAAAGCGCCAGCTTTCAATGAGCTTGCACCTAAAGGgctggtggtcagggaaggcctctctgagaagcAGACATTGGAGCCGACATCTGAGTGAATGACAGGAATTAGTCTTGGGGGAAGTGCAATCTAGGCAGATAGAACTGTGAaggcaaaggccctggggtaggaAAGCTTGCAAGAGACAGAAGGTGATGAAGGTGGCTAGGTGGAATGGGTGAAGGGTGAATTGTATGCCATGGACCAGGTGGGAAGGCAGCTGAGGCCAGACGGTGCAGCAGGGCCTTGTAGCCCAGGGAAAGGACTCTGGGTTTTGGTCTAAGTGCTGTGGGAAGCCAAGGGAATGAGGCGATCtcgtctgtctatctatctatctatctatctatctatctatctatctatccatccacccacacataTCCAACATAAGGAGACCCATGCAGCGggatctccttatgttgcccaggctggagtgaagtggctattcacaggtgtgatcatagcttactgcagcctcgaattcctgggcataagcaatcctcccacctcagcctcctgagtatctggaaccacaggcgtgccactgcaccctgctctatatatgtatatatttatatatttttgggacggagtcttgctctgtcgtccaggctagagtgcagtggtgtgatctcttctcactgcaacttccacctcccatgttcaagcaattctcctgtctcagcctcctgagtagttaggattacaggcacatgccactgcacccggctaatttttgtatttttagtagagacggggtttcaccatattggtcaggctggtctcaaactactgacctcagctgatccatttgcctcggcctcccagagtgccctgctctatatttttgtttgcttgtttatttttgagacggagtccggctctgtcacccaggctggagtgtagtggcgtgatctcagctcactgcaacatccaggtcctgggttcaagtaattcccctgcttcagcctccggagtagctgggactacaggcacgtgccaccacgcctggctaattttttgtatttttagtagagatggggtttcacaatgttacccaggatggtctcgatctcctgacctcatgatccaccctcctcagcctcccaaagtgctgggattacagacgtgagccaccgcacctggccatactctatattttttaaagatcctATTTGCTGCTTGGTGAGACAGGGTGACAGGACAAGAATGGCAGCCAGAGGGCTGGGGTTGGTGCGGTAAGGGACGCCATTAATGGAGATGGAGAGGAGGGCCACATCTAAGGTACAGCTCAGGTGGGCACTGCCCAGATGTGTGGGAAGGGAGCAGAGGGTTGGCCTGATGCCTGCTGGGTGACACTGGATAACTGCTTGGCAGGTTCCGTGGCTCGGCACCTTCTTAGTCCCTCCTTCCTTCATCTTTTCCCTCCGACTCTAGGTTATATCTTGGTTAAGCACAGAGATTCCCTGAAGGGTCCGCTCAAGAAGCAGGAGGTGGATTCAGCCccacagcttcccaaagtggaCCTGCTGACGGTGCCTGCAGTCGACACACAGATGGAGGCGCGGCCCATGACCctggaggagatggaggaagtAGGCAAGCGGTACCGCGAGCGGCAGCGACAGCACAAGGTACCTCGCCAGCCCAAGGAGGGCATGCGGCTTGGGGATGAGCAGCTGGGGTTCAGATCACTGCAGTAGCATCACCCGCTGGCTGCAGAACCCTGGGGAGGGGGGTCTTCACCTCTACAACCACCCCTTCTTCACgtccctcacctgtaaaataagaataCCCGCCTCCTGAGTTTTTTCTAGTAAGATCCTGTTTCTGAAAGTATCACGTTCCCCCCCCCATTCTTTAATTATGACTTTTCATCCTGAGACCGGGCCTGCATTTTCATCACAGCTGGAATCCAGGCAgctggcacagggcctggccctggGTAGACTCTCCAGAAATACATGGCAAATGAAGGAAGGATTGATTGCATGAATTAGCTTGtccagtaaacatttgttgagagcctaccatgtgccaggcactcttctggGCGTTGTAGTAAGCCTAACAGTCCCTGCCTCTAGGAAGCTGACAGTCTAGTAAGGGAGGCAGACAACATCAATACAATACtacatataaatattcatatataatataggCTTGGAGTGGTGTCTTGCACCTGTAAGCCCcgcaccttgagaggccaaggtactgagaggactgcttgagcccagagttcgaggccatcctaggcaacatagggagatcctgtctctacaaaaaaattaaaaagttagcctagtgtgatggcatgtgcctgtggtcccagctactcaagaggctgaggtgagaggattgcctgagcccagaaggttgagactgcagtaagctaagatcgtaccactgcactccagcctaagggaAAGAGCAAgatcgtgtctcaaaaaaaaaaaaaaaagtatatacaggccaggtgcagtggctcacgcctgtaatcctagcactttgggaggccaaagtaggaggatcactggaggccaggagtttgagaccaacctgggcaatatagcaaggccccgtctctgcaaaaagtttttaaaaaattagccagcgtggtggcgtgtgcctgtggctccacctactgaagaggctgaggccagaggatggcttgaacctgggaggtcaaggccgcagtgagctatcattgcacaatgcaccccagcccaggctacaaagtgagaccatgtctctaaaaaaaaaaaaaaaaaaaaaaaaaaaaaaaaaaaaaaaaaaaaaaaaaattaattaatacaaatatatgtatataaaaaattaaaaatacacatttgtagTTATACCtacaatatttgtatttgtacCTATAATAAAATGGCAGATATTGCTAAGTGCTATATCTACTAAGATTTGATTCAGTTGCTTGACAAGAAAACCCAAAATGTTTGAGCAGGGACCGGCAAAGTTCccctgtaaagggccagatagtaaacattttaggccTGGTGAGCCATATGTTGTCTGTcgcaactactcagctctgctattgcagcaggaaagcagccacagacagcaCCTtaacaaatgagtgtggctgtgctccaacaaaattttatttataaaaacagctggtgggccagatttggcccatgggctggTCTTTGCTGATTCTGGTGTTAGAAGCTTTAaaagataggtttttttttttccttgttaaaaaACAAGGTGGTGGCAGCCAACAAAAGCAGCTATCTGCTCCGCCAGCCTCCTCCTATCTTAGCTCGTGGCTTTCACCTCAAGGTTACAGATGGTTGCTCCTAATTTAAATTCCCATGCAGCCAAACactcaaatgtcacttttcttttcttctcttttctcctcttctcttctcttcttttttttttttttttttttttttttttgagatggagtctcacgctgttgcccaggctggagtgcagtggcgcgatctcggctcactgcaagctccgcctcctgggttcacgccattctcctgcctcagcctcctgagtagctaggactacaggcgcccgccaccgcgcccggctaattttttttgtatttttagtagagacggggtttcactgtggtctcgatctcctgaccttgtgat
Above is a window of Macaca thibetana thibetana isolate TM-01 chromosome 2, ASM2454274v1, whole genome shotgun sequence DNA encoding:
- the EFCAB12 gene encoding EF-hand calcium-binding domain-containing protein 12 — encoded protein: MDDDYEAYHSLFLSLLGLCPSKTSIDENAAVFDPELVIAHCFKQFKQKDFRLPQTRRRIIVVPRKEDQTPINPASQPQAPPEPIPSFKALEAKDIQEQPEDRKTWLSRRAKLRQELESFGDVKRWLENKPSITPSEAKVLHMIHEEQSAQTNASQATTRTTRKKGPRLSRQMVPQLQLPKPPALSVMYSYLHSRKIKILEIFHKVGQGENQRITREEFITAVKAVGVPLKNQEVEDIVIYLSSLGKHNTITMDILANTYKQWSMAQQRSSLATARKRYILVKHRDSLKGPLKKQEVDSAPQLPKVDLLTVPAVDTQMEARPMTLEEMEEVGKRYRERQRQHKLMIPSIQYTEQCRLVRCGNRHFDEHCLPSTIHGDMRELIDSTRRHNFLVYLQCWKLCESYGLPLTEDILMKALLYPGDKIIFQMDKVRPIRQPGGYYSDWKVFSPNLALLRSQGPSKSKRTDKKPPKKSKKMHFKEFEEFTRKLKVRRSSSLQQTHPNSFWPGHLLDKLQLYLPTVATDRSLALFSCVQHQPHVYPATYHPDHWWPLRNKNYMTRAYYDAAKVYYIN